A portion of the Paenibacillus hamazuiensis genome contains these proteins:
- the radA gene encoding DNA repair protein RadA: protein MAKAKTKFHCQECGYESPKWLGKCPGCQSWNSFVEEVETVVKTQGLNSSLLRTKEKAVPLIHIESGEEQRITTQHQELNRVLGGGLVPGSLILVGGDPGIGKSTLLLQTSFALATAGLKVLYISGEESVRQTKLRADRLGVVSPLLYVLCETNLEQIEEAIEEVKPDFMVIDSIQTVYHPAVTSAPGSVSQVRECTGHFMRIAKIKGIATVLVGHVTKEGAIAGPRLLEHMVDCVLYFEGERHHSYRLLRAVKNRFGSTNEIGIFEMQEQGLVEVSNPSELFLSERPLGVSGSTVVASMEGTRPVLVELQALVSQTNFPTPRRMATGVDYNRLSLIVAVLEKRMGMFLQNQDAYLNVAGGVKLDEPAVDLGIAVSIASSFKEIPTQPYDVVFGEVGLTGEVRGVSRVDQRVREAHKLGFRRVILPEKSLKGWTPPAGIEIIGVNTVAEALSVALA from the coding sequence ATGGCAAAAGCGAAAACGAAGTTTCATTGTCAGGAATGCGGTTACGAATCGCCGAAATGGCTTGGCAAATGCCCGGGGTGTCAGTCGTGGAACAGCTTTGTGGAAGAAGTCGAGACGGTGGTCAAAACGCAAGGCTTAAATTCTTCCCTGCTGCGTACGAAAGAAAAGGCGGTTCCGCTCATACATATAGAAAGTGGCGAAGAACAGCGGATTACGACTCAGCATCAGGAGCTTAACCGCGTCCTCGGAGGAGGGCTCGTACCCGGCTCGCTCATCCTGGTCGGGGGAGATCCCGGCATCGGCAAGTCGACGCTGCTGCTGCAAACGTCATTTGCGCTGGCGACCGCCGGTCTTAAGGTGCTGTACATATCCGGCGAGGAATCGGTACGGCAAACGAAGCTTCGGGCGGACCGGCTCGGCGTTGTTTCCCCACTTCTCTATGTTCTGTGCGAAACGAACCTTGAGCAAATCGAAGAGGCCATCGAAGAAGTCAAACCGGACTTCATGGTCATCGATTCGATTCAAACGGTTTACCATCCGGCGGTCACTTCGGCCCCGGGAAGCGTTTCGCAGGTGCGCGAATGCACCGGGCATTTTATGCGGATTGCCAAAATCAAAGGGATCGCCACCGTACTCGTCGGCCACGTCACCAAAGAAGGGGCGATCGCCGGTCCGCGGCTGCTCGAGCATATGGTCGATTGCGTGCTTTATTTCGAGGGCGAACGGCATCATTCCTACCGGCTGCTGAGAGCTGTGAAAAACCGCTTCGGTTCGACGAATGAAATCGGCATTTTTGAAATGCAGGAGCAAGGTCTTGTGGAAGTATCGAATCCTTCCGAATTATTTCTATCCGAGCGTCCGCTCGGAGTGTCAGGTTCCACAGTGGTCGCAAGCATGGAAGGAACCCGCCCTGTGCTCGTTGAGCTGCAGGCGCTCGTATCGCAAACGAACTTTCCCACACCGCGCCGGATGGCGACGGGTGTGGACTATAACCGCTTGTCCTTGATCGTAGCCGTCTTGGAGAAGCGGATGGGGATGTTTTTGCAAAACCAGGATGCTTATTTGAATGTCGCCGGGGGCGTCAAGCTCGACGAACCGGCCGTCGATCTGGGCATCGCCGTCAGCATAGCCTCCAGCTTCAAGGAAATTCCGACACAACCTTATGATGTGGTATTCGGGGAAGTCGGGCTTACCGGCGAAGTGAGAGGCGTATCCCGGGTGGACCAACGCGTAAGGGAAGCGCACAAGCTGGGATTCAGGCGCGTCATTTTGCCGGAAAAAAGCTTGAAGGGCTGGACTCCGCCTGCGGGAATTGAAATCATCGGTGTGAACACGGTAGCCGAAGCGCTTTCCGTCGCATTAGCCTGA